A stretch of the Vitis riparia cultivar Riparia Gloire de Montpellier isolate 1030 chromosome 13, EGFV_Vit.rip_1.0, whole genome shotgun sequence genome encodes the following:
- the LOC117928402 gene encoding transcription factor of morphogenesis MCM1-like, which translates to MGRRKIEIKKIESKDRLMVTFSKRRAGLFKKAQQLSQLSGATVAVLVFSPAGKPFTFSSGGNFDETIASFQGDLSSQPTGNPFTSSSGGNFDETFDSFLGDQVPEFTSQPLWWETDLSSQPTGNPFTSSSGGNFDEMVASFRGGQVSESTSQPLWWETDLSSQPTGNHFTSSSGGNFDETIASFQGGQVPESTSQPLCWETDLTDLSSQPTGNPFTSSSGGNFDETFDSFLGDQVPESTSQPMWWEADLNRIADLDQLQAYKESLLKLKENVLERIRQSQHPEM; encoded by the exons ATGGGGAGAAGGAAAATCGAGATTAAAAAGATTGAATCCAAGGACCGTTTGATGGTGACTTTCAGCAAACGGCGAGCTGGATTGTTCAAGAAAGCCCAGCAACTTTCACAACTGTCCGGGGCAACTGTTGCTGTCCTTGTCTTCTCACCCGCTGGGAAGCCTTTCACCTTCTCTTCTGGTGGAAACTTTGATGAGACGATTGCTTCTTTTCAGGGAG ATTTGAGCTCCCAACCCACCGGGAACCCTTTCACCTCCTCTTCTGGTGGAAACTTTGATGAGACGTTTGATTCTTTTCTCGGAGATCAAGTCCCAGAATTCACTTCCCAACCTCTGTGGTGGGAAACAGATTTGAGCTCCCAACCCACCGGGAACCCTTTCACCTCCTCTTCTGGTGGAAACTTTGATGAGATGGTTGCTTCTTTTCGGGGAGGTCAAGTCTCAGAATCCACATCCCAACCTCTGTGGTGGGAAACTGATTTGAGCTCCCAACCCACCGGGAACCATTTCACCTCCTCTTCTGGTGGAAACTTTGATGAGACGATTGCTTCTTTTCAGGGAGGTCAAGTCCCAGAATCCACATCCCAACCTCTGTGTTGGGAAACAGATTTAACAGATTTGAGCTCCCAACCCACCGGGAACCCTTTCACCTCCTCTTCTGGTGGAAACTTTGATGAGACGTTTGATTCTTTTCTCGGAGATCAAGTCCCAGAATCCACATCCCAACCTATGTGGTGGGAAGCAGATTTGAACCGCATTGCTGATCTGGATCAACTCCAAGCATACAAGGAGTCATTGCTGAAGCTTAAAGAAAATGTTTTGGAAAGAATCCGGCAATCACAACACCCGGAAATGTAA